GACCGCGCACCGGCAACGACGTCCGCGGCACAGTCCCCGACGGCGATCAGTTGCCACACACCGAGAGCGCCGGCGCGCTCACCAACCTGCCGGTGAGCGCGCCGGGTCTCGTCGCCCAGCTCCCGCATCTCTCCCACCACCACCACGGGTCGCCCGGGCAGGTGCCGGATCGCCTGCAGGGCGGCCTCCACGCTGGACGGGTTGGCGTTGTACGCATCGTTGAGGATCGTCACGCCGTTCGGCAGCCGAATGACCTGCAACCGCATGCCCACCCCCTCGGCGCGGGCAAGGCCCGCGGCGATCACGTCGAGGTCGATACCCAACGCGTGACCCACCGCGGCTGCGGCAAGGGCATTCTGGACGTTGTGGGCTCCCATAAGCCGCAGCCGCACCTCGGCCTCGCGGTTGCCGAGTGCGAGAGTAAACGCCACACCATCGGTCCCCACGTCACGTACATGGTGCGCGCGCAGATCGCCATCCACGCCGTAAGTCACCTTGCGATTCGGAAACGGTACGGCCAGGCGACGCACGTGCTCGTCGTCGCGGTTCACAACCATGATCGCGTCCGGCGCCAGGCCTGCGAACAACTCCCCCTTGGCTGCCGCGACGCCCGCAATGGTGCCGCCAACCCCTTCGAGATGAACCGGTCCGATGTTGGTGATCAGCGCACAGGTCGGAGTGGCGATCTCGGTCAGGCGTGCGATCTCGCCCGGTTGGTTCATCCCCAGCTCCAGCACGGCCACCGTCTCAGAGCCGCGCAGCCGCAACAACGTCAACGGCAAGCCTATGAGGTTATTGAGATTCCCTTCGGTCTTCAGGACCGCACCGGCGCCACCGGCCGCGGTTTCGCACACCGCGGCCACCAGCTCCTTGGTCGTGGTCTTGCCGTTGCTGCCCGTAATCGCGACGACACGCAATGGGTACTGCCGGCGCGTCCATGCCGCGAGGTCGCCGAGGGCACGCAACGAGTCGGAAACGACCAGCAGCCGACCCGGCGGGGCGGCAGGGGGCATTCGCTCGACGACCGCGGCAGCGGCCCCGGCCACAAACGCCTGATTTACGAAGTCGTGCCCGTCGTGCTGAGGACCGCGCAACGCAAAGAACAACTGCCCAGGCGACACGTGGCGCGAATCGGTCGACACCGCAGCAAAGCACGGTTCGGGGCAGGGCAGCGCGGTGGCCATTCGCGCCCCCGTGGCGGCCACGACATCTGCGATTGTCCAGGGCATCGGGGAGGGAGCGACGCAGTGCGCCAGCGCTCCTTTCATAGCGTTAACCCGCGTCGGTGCCAAACTGCAGGTGCAGACGCTTGCCCGGACCCGCGCTGGCACCCGCGGGCGGGTCCTGGGCCACCACATACCCCGAGCCACTCACCTCCACAGCCCAGCCCGCCCGCGCCGCCCGCACCAGGGCGTCTCGCATGCTCAAGCCCAGGAAACTGGGCATCCCACGCGATTCGGCCCCCGGATCCCAACTCACCAACTGCGTCCCGGCTTCCTCGGTGGGGCGCGGTCCGGCGGCCGGCACCGTCTCCGGCGCCGTCACCATGCGCAATCCCAACCGGTCCACCGCGTACTCGCCAATCCCGCGGAACACGGGTGCCGCAACGACACCGCCGTATACCGCAGTCTGCGGACTGTCGATGACGACGAGAATCGCAAAGCGAGGATTGTCCGCCGGCAAGAAACCAACGAACGATGACATGCGGGCACGGGGATGATAGCGCCCGGTCTCCGTGTCGACCTTCTGCGCCGTACCGGTTTTTCCGGCCACCGGGATCCCTTCGACTTTGGCCTGGGTCCCCGTGCCGGCATCGACGACTCCGCGGAGCATGTCCGTAACCGCCGCAGCGGTCCTGGGCGAGATGGGTCGACCGACGATCTCCGGCGCGTTTTCGAGTAGGACGCTCCCGTCCGCACCCACCACTCGGCGAACCACATACGGACGCATCAGCTTGCCACCGTTGGCGATAGCGGCATACGCCCGCAGCAATTGGATGGGCGTGACGGCGATGCCCTGCCCGAAACTCATGGTCACGAGGTTAATTCGCCCCCACTTGTCGCGCGGGCGCACAATGCCCGTGACCTCGCCCGGCAGATCCACCCCGGTCTGCCGCCCGAATCCGAAAGCGCGCAGCGCCGCTTCGAAGCGGTCGGCGCCCAGGCGTTCTCCGATCCGGGCCGAGCCGATGTTGCTGGAATACTTGATGACGTCGGAGAATGTCAGCCAGCCGTACGGGTCGTGATCGTGTACGACGCGGTTGCCCACCGCATACGAACCGTTCTCGCAGAATACCCTCTCGGTCGGCTTCACCACACCGGCTTCGAGCGCTGCTGCCGCCAGCACCCCCTTGAACGTCGATCCCGGCTCGAAGGCGTCGGCAGTAACACGGTTACGCCAACGGTCGGCCGAGCCCTGCGTCAGATGGTTTGGGTCGAAGCGTGGCATACTGGCGAGGGCGAGAATTTCGCCGGTCGCAGGGTCCATCACGACTGCCACCCCGGCCGCCGCGCGGCGGGCCTTCACGGCCGCCTCGAGTTCCGTCTCGGCCACCTGTTGCAGGGAAGCGTCAATCGTTAACTCGACCCGAGCGCCGCCACGGGACGGCTGGGGCGCGGCCGGATCCACGAGCATCAACCGTCCACCCCCGTCTCGGCGGGCAACGACCGCGTCGAGCGGTCCCCGCAGCACCTGATCGTAAAGGAGTTCGACGCCTTCGAGGCCCTTGGAACCCCGCCCGGCGAAGCCGACGACCTGGGCGGCCAAGGGACCGCGCGGATAGGTGCGGCGCCGACTGGGCTCCGACCCGACGCCGCGTACGCCAAGTGCCTCGACGGCCGTGGCCTGGTCGAGGGTCGCATCCCGGCGCAACCATACGAACGGCGACGGCGCATGCAGCTTGCGAGCCACATCGGCGGCGGGAAGGTCGAGCGTGCGTGCCAGCGTGCCCACGAGGGCGGCATCGGCGGCAAGCTGTCGTGGCCGGACGTACACGTCCGCGGACTCTGACGTCACCGCCAGCACCAGGCCGTGGCGATCGACGATCGGCCCGCGGTCCGCCGGCGCACTGACTCGCTGACGATGCTGGCGATGCGCACGGTCGCGCAGCGATTCGCCTTCGAACATACTCAACATAAAGACGCGCCCCAGCACCACCGCGAACAGCACGAAAAAGATTCCCGCCACGCTCGCAATACGCAGGCGTAGACCGTGGGTCATGGGAGGGCCAACTCCTGACCTTTTTCGGGCGCGACCATACCCAGCCTGGTACGTGCCAGCCCGTCGAGTCGATTCGGGGCGTCGAGCCGTGACGCCGCCAGCAATAGCTCCTGCCCTTCCCCTTCCAAACGCTGGATCACCTGACGGGTGGTCGACAAGCGATAACCTACCTCCACGACCTGAAGACGCAGCCAGACATGCCCGAGCGCAATCGCGATACCCACGATGGTCGCGGCGGCCGCCCAGAACACGGTCGAGCGCGAGTCGACAACACTCAGGGCCGTCGTGTTGGCTGGCCGCGGCCACCGCGGACGGACCAGCGGGACCCCCGCCGACCGCCGGTGCTCTACTGCAGCCGGACGAATCAACGAGAGGGGCAGCATTGCCACATCCTCATATCCCTAGGGCGCCGAGGTCTTCCGGATGGTCCATCAGTTGCCGTTCGGCCTCGCCGAACACCCGGCCCCAGGCGTCCTTGTCCCAGATTCGAAACTTGTCGAGCGCGGAAGTGAACATGACGTCCCGCTTCAGCCCGGCATATTCCCGCAAATTGCCCGGCAACAGGATGCGCCCCTGCTTGTCCAGCACACAGTCCTGTGCGGCGGAAACGTAGTAGTTCAGAAAGTTGACGACCCGGGGATTGAACTGCGGCTGGGCTCGGAGCCGCTCTTCGAGCTGTACCCACGCAGCAATCGGATAGACATCGAGGCAGCGGGTAGACTGCGAAAGGAAGTTAGTAATGACCACCCGTTCGTCGCCGGTGGCCTGGAGTATTTCGCGGAACCTTGCGGGCACACTTACGCGACTCTTGTCGTCGATCGCGTGCTCGAAGGTTCCGCGAAACATACCCCACCACTTGGGCTACTCCACCACTCCACCCCACCTTTCCCCACCGGCAGGACGTATATGCCTCTACCCCGGGGTGTGTCAACAACAATTTTCCACAAAATCTTGCGACTGCGGAAAGGGCAGTGCCGGAGGGGATCTGTAAGCCGGATTCTGTCGTCCCGTGCAGGGCACGGAACCCACGGTCATTCCTCTGGGACGAACGTTGCCGTCCGCCTCGTGCGACTTACCCGAGGGGGCGCGGGCCGCGCAACCCTCTCTTCAGTCTTGCTCCTGGTGGGGTTTGCCGAGCAACGTCGTCACCGAATCGCTGCTGGTGCTCGGGGCACCGTTTCACCGACTCCCCGCACTTGCGCGCGAGGCCGTCTCTTTTCTGTGGCACTTTCCCCCGGTCACCCGGGGCCGTCGTTAACGGCCACCATTGCCCTACGGAGTCCGGACTTTCCTCTCGCGCTGATCGATGGCGCGAGCGACCGTGCGATCCCCTCCGACTATTCCACACTAGCCGAGTTGCCGTCACCGATCTACTCGGGGCGCCAACAGAGGATGCGGTGGCAGTTTGGACAGGTGCGCACATCGTTGGCACGCTGCAGTTCGTTGAAGAACTGCGGCGGCAGGTTCATGAAGCAGCCCTGACAAATGCCATTGCGGACTTCGACGACGGCCATACCGCCGCGGCGCGCGAAGATCTGTTCGTAGCGTCGCAGCAGGCGCGTCTCCAAACCGGCAACCATGCGCTCGCGCTCCGCCATCGAACCGGCGATCGCCGCCTCGAGCTCGCGGATGCGTTGCCGATACTCCGCAGTCTGAGTCTGCGCTCCCGACTCGATCTCGGCAAGCACCCGGGTGGCTTCGTCCGCGGTCGCGGCGGCCACCTCGCCGGCTTCGAGCAGCGCCAGCAACTCCTCCTCGCGAGTCCGGTTGACTTCCTTGCCCTGTTCGATCTCGTAGCGCAGAGCCTGCAACTCGCGCTCGTTGCGGACGCGATTGAGCCGCATGCGACGGTCTTTCATGCGGGCTTCGTCGGCCTCGATCACGCTCTCGATTTCGCGACGTTGCTTGTCCAGGGCCTCACGTTCGTTACGCTTGGTCTCGGCAAGCTGTCGCTGCTGTGCCAGTCGATTTTCGGCTGCCTCCATCTCCTTTTTCAAAGCCTGTACCTGTTCGGTCTTTTCTCGAACGACTCGGTCCAGGTCCTGTAGAGCGGTCAAGCGTTGAATTGCGGTTTGGGCGGCGTTCTCCACGCGCGTATCTTCCCCTCTCACGGAAACAATGGGCCCACCAGGATTCGAACCTGGGACCTACCGGTTATGAGCCGGCGGCTCTGACCAGACTGAGCTATGGGCCCGTTACCTGCACACCGGCGCGAGGAGGCGGCCCCACGCTCATCTCCGCGCGGCAGCCGTTCTGCCTCCTCGGCGTCGCCCGGCGGTCGCTCCGGGCGTTCGGTCATTGCCGTCCCGCACCCCGTACGACCATCTTCCATGCAGATGGCAGCCTCTTTAC
The Candidatus Binatia bacterium DNA segment above includes these coding regions:
- the murF gene encoding UDP-N-acetylmuramoyl-tripeptide--D-alanyl-D-alanine ligase, with translation MATALPCPEPCFAAVSTDSRHVSPGQLFFALRGPQHDGHDFVNQAFVAGAAAAVVERMPPAAPPGRLLVVSDSLRALGDLAAWTRRQYPLRVVAITGSNGKTTTKELVAAVCETAAGGAGAVLKTEGNLNNLIGLPLTLLRLRGSETVAVLELGMNQPGEIARLTEIATPTCALITNIGPVHLEGVGGTIAGVAAAKGELFAGLAPDAIMVVNRDDEHVRRLAVPFPNRKVTYGVDGDLRAHHVRDVGTDGVAFTLALGNREAEVRLRLMGAHNVQNALAAAAVGHALGIDLDVIAAGLARAEGVGMRLQVIRLPNGVTILNDAYNANPSSVEAALQAIRHLPGRPVVVVGEMRELGDETRRAHRQVGERAGALGVWQLIAVGDCAADVVAGARSAGMPADRVHRCPTHAAAAAVVRAHWRKGDNVLVKGSRGARMEEVVRLLQAARDEP
- a CDS encoding transpeptidase family protein codes for the protein MTHGLRLRIASVAGIFFVLFAVVLGRVFMLSMFEGESLRDRAHRQHRQRVSAPADRGPIVDRHGLVLAVTSESADVYVRPRQLAADAALVGTLARTLDLPAADVARKLHAPSPFVWLRRDATLDQATAVEALGVRGVGSEPSRRRTYPRGPLAAQVVGFAGRGSKGLEGVELLYDQVLRGPLDAVVARRDGGGRLMLVDPAAPQPSRGGARVELTIDASLQQVAETELEAAVKARRAAAGVAVVMDPATGEILALASMPRFDPNHLTQGSADRWRNRVTADAFEPGSTFKGVLAAAALEAGVVKPTERVFCENGSYAVGNRVVHDHDPYGWLTFSDVIKYSSNIGSARIGERLGADRFEAALRAFGFGRQTGVDLPGEVTGIVRPRDKWGRINLVTMSFGQGIAVTPIQLLRAYAAIANGGKLMRPYVVRRVVGADGSVLLENAPEIVGRPISPRTAAAVTDMLRGVVDAGTGTQAKVEGIPVAGKTGTAQKVDTETGRYHPRARMSSFVGFLPADNPRFAILVVIDSPQTAVYGGVVAAPVFRGIGEYAVDRLGLRMVTAPETVPAAGPRPTEEAGTQLVSWDPGAESRGMPSFLGLSMRDALVRAARAGWAVEVSGSGYVVAQDPPAGASAGPGKRLHLQFGTDAG
- a CDS encoding cell division protein FtsL, with the protein product MLPLSLIRPAAVEHRRSAGVPLVRPRWPRPANTTALSVVDSRSTVFWAAAATIVGIAIALGHVWLRLQVVEVGYRLSTTRQVIQRLEGEGQELLLAASRLDAPNRLDGLARTRLGMVAPEKGQELALP
- the mraZ gene encoding division/cell wall cluster transcriptional repressor MraZ; protein product: MFRGTFEHAIDDKSRVSVPARFREILQATGDERVVITNFLSQSTRCLDVYPIAAWVQLEERLRAQPQFNPRVVNFLNYYVSAAQDCVLDKQGRILLPGNLREYAGLKRDVMFTSALDKFRIWDKDAWGRVFGEAERQLMDHPEDLGALGI
- a CDS encoding C4-type zinc ribbon domain-containing protein; translation: MEAAENRLAQQRQLAETKRNEREALDKQRREIESVIEADEARMKDRRMRLNRVRNERELQALRYEIEQGKEVNRTREEELLALLEAGEVAAATADEATRVLAEIESGAQTQTAEYRQRIRELEAAIAGSMAERERMVAGLETRLLRRYEQIFARRGGMAVVEVRNGICQGCFMNLPPQFFNELQRANDVRTCPNCHRILCWRPE